A window of Notolabrus celidotus isolate fNotCel1 chromosome 11, fNotCel1.pri, whole genome shotgun sequence contains these coding sequences:
- the c1ql4a gene encoding complement C1q-like protein 4, which produces MVLILLVAIPLLVHTTKGRSTGDAGSHYEMLGSCRMVCDPYATGQPGQELTAVSPPPQDYSGKKIKSGLRGPPGIPGPQGEKGPPGEPGKPGPQGPPGPGPGGYSPSLYTPKIAFYAGLRKQHEGSEILKFDDVVTNVGNYYEPSTGKFTCPLPGIYFFTYHVLMRGGDGTSMWADLKKNGLVRASAIAQDADQNYDYASNSVILHLDVGDEVCVQLDGGKVHGGNTNKYSTFSGFLIYPD; this is translated from the exons ATGGTTCTGATACTGTTGGTGGCTATTCCCCTGCTGGTTCACACGACCAAAGGAAGGAGCACTGGAGATGCAGGGAGCCATTATGAAATGCTTGGAAGCTGCAGAATGGTATGTGACCCTTATGCCACAGGTCAGCCTGGCCAGGAGCTGACAGCTGTGTCCCCACCGCCCCAGGATTACTCTGGGAAGAAGATAAAGTCAGGGCTGAGAGGGCCTCCCGGGATCCCTGGCCCTCAAGGGGAAAAAGGACCCCCCGGAGAGCCAGGTAAACCAGGGCCACAGGGGCCCCCAGGTCCAGGTCCTGGTGGCTACTCTCCTTCGCTGTACACGCCTAAAATCGCCTTCTATGCAGGGCTACGTAAGCAGCATGAGGGGAGTGAGATACTGAAATTTGATGATGTGGTGACCAATGTAGGGAACTACTACGAGCCCAGCACCGGAAAGTTCACCTGTCCTCTACCTGGCATCTACTTCTTCACCTACCATGTTCTGATGAGAGGGGGGGACGGGACCAGCATGTGGGCAGACCTGAAGAAGAACGGACTG GTAAGAGCCAGCGCCATCGCTCAGGATGCTGATCAGAATTACGACTACGCCTCCAACAGTGTGATCCTGCATTTGGACGTGGGCgatgaggtgtgtgtgcagctggaTGGAGGGAAGGTCCACGGAGGGAACACAAACAAGTACAGCACCTTCTCTGGCTTCCTTATTTATCCTGACTGA